The following proteins come from a genomic window of Novosphingobium sp. P6W:
- a CDS encoding esterase-like activity of phytase family protein, producing MAMLPLLAGCGAGRLSGGAPVSVHGGSVRFGSAEPSSKAPGIRLLGALELSSPDKHFGGLSSLRWKDGWLHALSDANGAWYALRPRERGHRLVGIAQARTITLLDSQGMPLAGKVKSDAEAIDFVQGDCKGASCRPDAVLVALERDHRVLRYAVAGGLPTGRPTRLGGMDAWLARQGDNEGVEAMAGDDQGTLLLSEGLRAPDGNAAALVVSPQLGASGDVAAHVLEVAVPAPGDMRPSDLVALGGGRFVLLRRSWSEAAGFAVTVEELRLDGWPNTTAASTRELIRLAPPFVSENFEGVAVRRKSGRTFVYIVADDNFESSQQTLLLKFEIPARQ from the coding sequence ATGGCGATGCTGCCGTTGCTGGCCGGTTGCGGCGCGGGTCGCCTGAGCGGCGGAGCGCCAGTCTCCGTGCATGGGGGTTCGGTGCGGTTCGGGTCGGCCGAGCCTTCGTCGAAGGCTCCGGGCATACGGCTGCTGGGGGCGCTGGAGCTGTCGTCGCCCGACAAGCACTTTGGCGGGCTGTCGTCGCTGCGTTGGAAGGATGGCTGGCTTCATGCCCTGAGCGACGCGAACGGCGCGTGGTACGCGTTGCGCCCGCGCGAGCGCGGCCACAGGCTGGTGGGCATCGCGCAGGCCCGCACCATAACCCTGCTCGACAGTCAAGGCATGCCATTGGCGGGCAAGGTAAAAAGCGATGCGGAAGCGATCGACTTCGTGCAGGGGGATTGCAAGGGGGCGTCCTGCCGCCCCGACGCTGTGCTCGTAGCGCTGGAGCGCGATCACCGCGTCCTGCGCTACGCCGTGGCGGGCGGTCTGCCCACAGGCCGGCCCACGCGCCTTGGCGGGATGGATGCATGGCTGGCTCGCCAAGGCGATAACGAAGGCGTTGAAGCGATGGCGGGAGACGATCAGGGCACCTTGCTGCTGTCTGAAGGGCTGCGTGCTCCGGACGGAAACGCCGCCGCCTTGGTGGTGAGCCCGCAGTTGGGAGCGTCCGGGGATGTAGCGGCCCACGTGCTGGAGGTAGCTGTCCCGGCGCCGGGCGATATGCGCCCCAGCGACCTTGTCGCGCTGGGAGGCGGCCGCTTCGTCCTGTTACGCCGGAGTTGGAGCGAAGCTGCAGGGTTTGCCGTCACGGTCGAGGAATTGAGGCTGGATGGCTGGCCGAATACGACGGCGGCAAGCACCCGCGAACTGATCCGGTTGGCACCGCCGTTCGTATCGGAGAATTTCGAAGGGGTGGCGGTTCGTCGAAAGTCGGGGCGCACGTTCGTTTACATTGTAGCGGACGACAACTTCGAAAGCTCGCAGCAAACCTTGTTATTGAAATTCGAGATACCGGCACGGCAGTGA
- a CDS encoding TonB-dependent receptor, with translation MNIQINLLIGTGMLLVAPFSASAQDVVGKPEQSVGANEIVVTATRRAQRLMDVPQSITAISADDLARLNATQLRDYANTIPALTISSNGGAGQNQITLRGVTSGADVASTVGVYVDDIPYGGSTVFAINTSLALDAGLFDLDRIEVLRGPQGTLYGASSMGGVLKYVTRKPNLDEGEGTMQVGLSSTDHGGLGYNAAAAVSAPLSADKIAVRASGYYSRDAGYVDNVVLEEKDVGRARIYGGRLDLLLTPTEELSIRLSGFAQNIHRDGTAQVDNMLAGAAVNGELQQSRVLREPFDQRFRVVSGTIDYDFGSARLTSITSYQTNTVAFRLDASALYVPLLASVGLPIASAATDGGIATKKLAQEVRLASSGETSIDWIIGGFYTHESSIAPTSLAAYNADGSPFPINLLTAKLPSTYKELAGFGNVTVHFSEKFDVTGGLRYAHNRQTFTQNTTGILAPSVPTLRSHEGVVTYLANARYRFSSHAAAYARVATGYRPGGPNVVTSDPLTGAPLGPPTFDSDTLASYEFGFRGETVDRSFSVDAAAYHIDWNDMLISGVRNGLNTYINTGGAKIDGAELTLIARPSRSLMVTGAFAYQHARLAADSVDLGGRKGDPLPNVPKFTAAISADYRGDGPGLKPTFGGTLRFVSDRYAGFDGNPNLPQYRVGDYATVDLRAGVMFGQIDAQLFVRNLFDDRGAISASTAMAALGGPARVAVLQPRIIGFNLSTRF, from the coding sequence ATGAACATCCAGATAAATCTGCTCATAGGCACTGGCATGCTTCTGGTGGCTCCGTTCTCAGCCTCGGCGCAGGATGTGGTCGGGAAGCCAGAGCAATCGGTTGGTGCGAACGAGATCGTTGTGACCGCGACCCGACGTGCTCAGCGCTTGATGGACGTCCCGCAATCGATCACCGCGATCAGTGCCGATGATCTCGCACGCCTGAACGCTACTCAGCTGCGCGACTACGCCAATACGATTCCCGCCTTGACGATCAGTTCTAATGGCGGCGCCGGTCAGAACCAGATCACGCTGCGCGGTGTGACCTCGGGCGCTGACGTCGCATCGACAGTAGGCGTCTATGTCGATGATATACCTTATGGCGGGAGCACAGTCTTTGCGATCAACACCAGCTTGGCGCTCGACGCCGGCTTGTTCGATCTTGATCGAATCGAGGTGCTCCGCGGCCCCCAAGGCACTCTTTATGGCGCCAGTTCGATGGGCGGCGTGCTGAAATATGTGACTCGCAAGCCCAATCTGGATGAGGGCGAAGGAACTATGCAGGTGGGCCTATCGTCCACGGACCATGGCGGACTTGGCTACAATGCCGCGGCAGCGGTCAGCGCTCCGCTCTCGGCCGACAAGATCGCAGTACGCGCCAGTGGCTATTATTCGCGTGATGCCGGATATGTCGACAATGTCGTGCTCGAGGAAAAGGATGTTGGTCGCGCGCGCATCTATGGCGGGCGGCTTGACCTGCTGTTGACGCCGACGGAAGAGCTATCGATCCGCTTGAGCGGCTTTGCCCAGAACATTCACCGTGATGGCACCGCGCAAGTTGACAATATGCTTGCCGGCGCTGCCGTCAACGGCGAGTTGCAGCAAAGTCGCGTGCTGCGCGAACCGTTCGACCAACGGTTTCGCGTGGTCAGCGGCACGATCGACTATGACTTTGGTAGCGCGCGTCTCACTTCGATCACTAGCTACCAGACGAATACTGTCGCCTTTCGGCTGGACGCTTCAGCGCTTTATGTTCCGTTGTTGGCGTCCGTTGGATTGCCAATCGCGTCCGCCGCCACGGATGGCGGCATCGCCACCAAGAAACTGGCACAGGAAGTGCGGCTCGCTTCCTCCGGGGAGACGTCGATTGATTGGATTATCGGCGGCTTTTACACTCATGAAAGCAGCATTGCGCCGACGAGCCTAGCTGCATATAACGCCGACGGCTCCCCGTTCCCGATAAATCTGCTGACCGCCAAGCTGCCCAGCACATATAAAGAACTGGCTGGCTTCGGTAACGTGACGGTGCATTTTTCGGAAAAATTCGATGTTACCGGCGGTTTACGCTATGCGCATAATCGACAGACCTTCACGCAGAACACGACCGGCATCCTCGCCCCGTCCGTCCCAACGCTGCGCTCACATGAAGGGGTTGTGACCTACCTGGCGAATGCGCGCTATCGTTTCAGTTCGCACGCGGCCGCATATGCACGAGTGGCCACCGGCTATCGTCCCGGAGGGCCGAACGTCGTGACGTCCGATCCGCTGACCGGTGCTCCATTGGGGCCGCCCACGTTCGATTCCGATACACTGGCGAGCTATGAGTTCGGTTTTCGCGGCGAGACGGTGGATCGCAGCTTCAGCGTCGATGCAGCCGCCTATCACATCGACTGGAACGATATGCTGATATCGGGGGTGCGTAACGGATTGAACACTTATATCAACACCGGCGGCGCGAAGATCGACGGCGCGGAGCTGACGCTTATCGCGCGTCCGTCTCGCAGCTTGATGGTAACAGGCGCATTCGCATATCAGCACGCTCGCCTGGCGGCGGACTCGGTCGATCTGGGCGGCCGCAAAGGTGATCCGCTGCCGAACGTGCCGAAGTTCACTGCGGCGATCAGCGCGGACTATCGCGGCGACGGACCGGGCCTGAAACCGACATTCGGTGGTACGCTGCGCTTCGTATCCGATCGCTACGCCGGTTTCGACGGCAATCCCAACCTTCCGCAGTATCGTGTTGGCGATTATGCCACCGTCGATCTACGGGCAGGCGTGATGTTCGGACAGATCGACGCGCAGCTGTTCGTGCGAAATCTGTTCGATGACCGAGGCGCGATCTCCGCATCAACAGCGATGGCTGCTCTGGGCGGACCAGCGCGGGTGGCCGTACTTCAGCCGCGCATCATCGGATTCAATTTATCGACCCGCTTCTAG
- a CDS encoding alpha/beta hydrolase, with the protein MTAEIQAKIEQFNLPHPSGEGMFQISVARVSDASTWVRDVPVLFVLDADMSFALAAEIARLRGTAGVHATAMVVGVGYGAEVREMAKLRTADLTPPLSEAGKETLGGLTSMIGEMDGGAESFLTFLEDTLKPEILERYPEASLDDHVLFGHSLGGLFAAYALLTRPHAFSTFLVASPSLWWDGFAVLKHFSAFREKLKVLDVQPRTFVCVGGKEQDPPTKTSPLLAMTIEQMQAFVLQARMVDAAAEFAVALEEAGLRAVTQTTFPDEDHTSVVPPAIMRGLTLAVTRPY; encoded by the coding sequence ATGACGGCGGAAATTCAGGCAAAGATCGAACAGTTTAATTTGCCCCACCCGAGCGGCGAAGGCATGTTCCAGATCAGCGTCGCACGAGTGAGCGACGCCTCGACGTGGGTCCGAGACGTCCCGGTCCTGTTCGTTCTCGATGCCGACATGTCGTTCGCGCTGGCAGCCGAAATCGCCCGGCTGCGTGGGACTGCCGGAGTGCATGCGACCGCAATGGTCGTGGGTGTCGGTTACGGCGCCGAGGTTCGGGAGATGGCAAAATTGCGCACAGCGGACCTCACTCCCCCGCTCAGCGAGGCTGGTAAGGAAACGCTTGGCGGCCTCACCAGCATGATCGGGGAAATGGACGGCGGGGCTGAATCATTCCTGACTTTCCTCGAGGATACGTTGAAGCCAGAAATCCTTGAGCGTTATCCCGAAGCGTCGCTCGATGATCATGTCCTGTTCGGTCATTCACTCGGTGGCCTGTTCGCGGCTTACGCTTTGCTGACACGACCCCATGCGTTCAGCACATTCTTGGTGGCCAGTCCGTCACTTTGGTGGGATGGTTTTGCTGTTCTAAAGCATTTTTCGGCATTTCGCGAAAAGCTAAAGGTGCTCGATGTTCAACCCCGAACTTTTGTCTGCGTCGGCGGCAAGGAACAGGATCCGCCAACCAAGACATCACCGTTGCTAGCGATGACCATCGAGCAGATGCAGGCATTCGTCCTACAGGCCCGCATGGTGGATGCCGCCGCCGAATTCGCAGTCGCCTTGGAAGAAGCGGGACTGCGTGCAGTGACGCAAACCACGTTTCCAGATGAAGATCACACCAGCGTGGTTCCTCCCGCGATCATGCGCGGCCTGACACTAGCGGTTACGCGGCCTTATTGA
- a CDS encoding TonB-dependent receptor translates to MTCAFGAQAQEPTSNTLPAGEAEAPGRADGDIVVTASRRSERLIDVPSSITALDGDKMNEIGVRNTTDYLTLVPGVAFRDSGTPGTGTTIIRGLNTGSQQLTSTTATYIDDAPFSASGFLSASSLVNPDPDVADIDRIEVLKGPQGTLYGANSLGGLVRIVSKKPDAHAPQAYGRIEATTTKGGDAGYSAQGSLNLPLVADQLALRVNGAYRRVGGFIDDIGRGKVNFNWSTVKGGKASLRWTPTRDLTFDLSGMIQDIHNNGSSTQLNASGTLNPLYGRYKYFGHIVIPSDIKYRLVTSSVSYDTGPATLIATGAYSRFTTEILSDYTNTYYAFARSLFPSILPENGNAVGNFSPNMEKWTGEIRAVSSRLGSIEFVAGGFYTHETNVYNTTITALDANSVSLPGARPNGIPNANFVVTRTLSNYEELAGFVNGTFYVKENLDVGGGIRYAHNTQRAATGAITGANTFYAPRARRDFAFSDNVSTYLATIRYRPTSRISIYLRAASGYRPGGPQTNPAPPPGAQTSIRPDTTWNYEAGVKANLGTFSVDASVYHIDWKDIQLNTLFGGVTLGANGGAAKIDGFEMALGARPGPNTTFSASVGYTDARIDQVDPGVRASVGAAPSDRLPLTPDWTVSFLADQNIPLGSELKGTVGATLRFRSDLPSSFPGAVTDPSVKIPSVATVDIRASLSFSRFDLQVRAENILNAYGFTTAGTPKLSATQQVPTSATVIRPRTLAVSLSTRF, encoded by the coding sequence ATGACCTGCGCCTTCGGCGCTCAAGCGCAAGAGCCTACGAGTAATACTTTGCCAGCCGGAGAGGCCGAGGCGCCAGGCAGGGCGGATGGAGACATCGTCGTAACAGCCTCGCGGCGTAGCGAGCGGCTCATTGATGTTCCGTCATCAATTACGGCCTTAGATGGCGACAAGATGAACGAAATCGGCGTCCGCAATACGACCGACTATCTGACGCTTGTACCAGGTGTCGCATTCCGTGATTCTGGCACCCCAGGCACGGGGACCACCATTATTAGAGGGCTCAACACTGGCTCGCAGCAGCTCACGAGCACGACTGCGACATATATCGACGATGCGCCGTTCTCAGCGAGCGGGTTCTTGTCAGCAAGTTCGCTGGTGAACCCTGATCCGGACGTGGCAGACATTGATCGCATCGAGGTTTTGAAAGGACCGCAAGGTACGCTGTATGGTGCGAATAGCCTTGGTGGCCTTGTTCGGATCGTTTCGAAAAAGCCGGATGCTCACGCACCCCAAGCATACGGACGCATCGAGGCGACAACCACTAAGGGTGGAGACGCGGGATATTCGGCACAAGGAAGCTTAAACCTGCCGCTGGTTGCAGATCAACTCGCACTTCGCGTGAACGGAGCCTATCGGCGCGTGGGAGGGTTCATCGATGATATCGGCAGGGGTAAGGTGAACTTCAACTGGTCGACCGTGAAAGGTGGCAAGGCTTCATTGCGTTGGACGCCGACACGAGATTTGACCTTCGATCTGAGCGGCATGATTCAAGACATCCACAACAATGGGTCGTCAACTCAATTGAACGCCAGTGGCACTTTAAATCCGCTTTATGGTCGCTATAAATATTTTGGACATATAGTCATTCCAAGTGACATTAAATATCGTCTGGTAACGTCAAGTGTAAGCTACGATACCGGGCCAGCGACGCTAATCGCGACCGGAGCATATTCAAGATTTACTACCGAGATTTTGAGTGATTATACAAATACCTACTATGCGTTCGCTAGATCATTATTTCCCTCGATCTTGCCAGAAAATGGCAACGCGGTCGGCAATTTCTCTCCTAATATGGAGAAGTGGACTGGCGAGATTCGTGCTGTCTCCAGCCGGCTCGGGTCGATCGAGTTTGTGGCTGGCGGCTTTTACACGCACGAGACGAACGTCTACAATACAACAATTACGGCTCTAGATGCCAATAGTGTCAGTCTGCCGGGCGCTCGGCCTAACGGCATTCCTAATGCGAATTTCGTAGTGACACGTACCCTGTCGAACTATGAGGAACTGGCGGGATTCGTAAATGGTACGTTTTACGTCAAAGAGAACTTGGATGTAGGCGGCGGCATCCGCTATGCGCACAATACGCAACGGGCCGCGACTGGTGCGATCACGGGGGCAAACACCTTCTATGCTCCGCGCGCGCGTCGTGATTTTGCATTCTCCGACAACGTATCGACGTATCTTGCTACCATTCGGTATCGGCCGACGTCGCGCATCAGCATCTACCTTCGAGCGGCGAGCGGCTATCGGCCTGGCGGACCACAAACCAATCCAGCTCCCCCACCAGGTGCGCAAACCTCGATTCGACCTGACACCACCTGGAACTATGAGGCGGGTGTTAAGGCAAACCTCGGTACATTTTCAGTCGACGCGTCGGTTTATCACATCGACTGGAAGGACATTCAGCTCAACACCTTGTTTGGGGGCGTAACACTTGGAGCTAATGGCGGCGCGGCGAAGATAGACGGTTTTGAAATGGCATTGGGTGCGCGACCAGGCCCGAATACGACTTTTTCGGCCAGCGTCGGCTATACCGACGCGCGGATAGATCAGGTTGATCCCGGTGTCCGGGCCAGCGTCGGCGCTGCACCTAGTGACCGCTTGCCACTGACCCCTGATTGGACAGTATCGTTTCTCGCGGATCAAAATATCCCGCTTGGGAGCGAGTTGAAGGGCACTGTTGGAGCAACGCTGCGCTTCCGATCAGATCTGCCAAGTTCATTCCCCGGAGCGGTTACTGATCCCAGTGTCAAAATCCCGAGCGTCGCCACGGTGGATATTCGCGCGAGCCTGAGCTTTTCGCGGTTTGACCTCCAAGTCCGAGCGGAGAATATCCTGAACGCGTATGGATTTACAACGGCCGGAACGCCGAAGTTGTCGGCTACGCAACAAGTGCCGACCAGCGCCACTGTGATCCGCCCACGGACGCTCGCAGTGTCCCTTTCGACCCGCTTCTAG
- a CDS encoding alpha-hydroxy acid oxidase: MTFPTRLTQAHNIADLRRLAGSALPRPILHYLEGGADDERTLARNTAVFDDWALAQSTLVDVNAVDTTADLLGFPSSMPLMLSPTGMSQLFHASGEMSVARAAANAAIPYGLSTMGTTAMETVATSGAMRYFQLYLFRDRGLTEALLERAAANGYTAIALTTDTNIAGNRERDLRTGMIMPPRFTLGSLLSFAMHPRWSVGAIRNRSFQLANIVQHVGDLGPNGTSIMDYVNSQFDRSASWKDLEWLRSRWSGKLVIKGAMMPADCLNAVNCGADAIMVSNHGGRQLDGTAAPLDYLPAIRDRVQNQAQLIVDGGVRRGTHVLKAIALGADGCSIGRPYLYGLAAGGQAGVDRALALFRAEIERGMALMGRTRSAQITCADIRHLSTFRAAPGEVATAKRPTLPEQSAGPRVR, from the coding sequence GTGACTTTTCCAACGCGCCTGACACAAGCGCATAATATCGCCGACCTCCGCCGGCTTGCCGGCAGTGCGCTACCCCGCCCGATCCTCCACTATCTGGAGGGTGGAGCCGACGACGAACGGACTCTGGCCCGAAACACTGCAGTGTTTGATGATTGGGCCCTGGCCCAAAGTACGTTGGTGGATGTCAATGCCGTCGATACGACTGCCGATTTGCTAGGCTTTCCCTCGTCCATGCCGCTTATGCTTTCGCCCACCGGCATGTCACAGCTTTTTCATGCCTCGGGTGAGATGTCGGTGGCCCGGGCCGCCGCGAACGCAGCGATCCCCTATGGACTTTCGACCATGGGCACGACCGCGATGGAAACCGTCGCGACCAGCGGCGCTATGCGATATTTTCAGCTCTACCTGTTTCGCGATCGCGGTTTGACCGAGGCTTTGCTCGAGCGCGCGGCTGCGAACGGCTATACAGCGATAGCGCTGACCACGGACACTAACATAGCGGGCAATCGCGAGCGCGACCTTCGTACGGGCATGATTATGCCGCCACGGTTCACTTTGGGCAGTCTGTTGAGCTTCGCAATGCACCCCCGGTGGTCGGTCGGCGCAATCCGCAACCGTTCGTTTCAGCTGGCCAATATCGTGCAGCATGTTGGCGATCTCGGTCCAAACGGAACCAGCATCATGGATTACGTCAACAGCCAATTCGATCGTTCCGCGAGCTGGAAGGACTTGGAGTGGCTGCGCAGTCGATGGTCGGGCAAGCTGGTTATCAAGGGCGCGATGATGCCGGCCGACTGTCTCAACGCCGTCAACTGCGGGGCCGACGCGATCATGGTTTCAAATCACGGTGGCCGCCAACTTGACGGGACCGCGGCGCCGCTCGACTATCTGCCGGCGATACGGGACCGGGTGCAAAATCAGGCGCAACTGATCGTAGATGGCGGCGTCCGGCGCGGCACACATGTGTTGAAGGCGATCGCGTTGGGTGCAGATGGGTGCTCGATCGGGCGCCCTTATCTTTATGGCCTTGCCGCTGGCGGGCAGGCGGGTGTTGATCGTGCGTTGGCGTTGTTCCGCGCCGAGATCGAGCGTGGCATGGCGTTGATGGGCCGCACGCGGAGCGCGCAGATCACGTGCGCCGACATTCGCCACCTCAGCACGTTTCGGGCGGCGCCAGGTGAGGTTGCCACGGCGAAGCGACCGACACTGCCCGAGCAAAGCGCTGGTCCACGTGTTCGATAA
- a CDS encoding helix-turn-helix domain-containing protein, with the protein MKVGTAIREKRVAAGISLTELAKRIGVALSTMSKIENGKLSTSFERLESIGRALDADLAEFLGERGIPLPAASPLSFGMRRSVSQPGEGTLIDGGGYLEWYLASDLLNKRFQPIIAEILLEDIADYGPFTQHSGEEFNYVLEGEIEFHTEIYAPVRLKAGSSIYFDGEMKHAHVRVGKAPCRVLGILCPRAELANGEVRERNSLRVVDADDSGAIDASAADGKGKAR; encoded by the coding sequence TTGAAAGTCGGGACCGCGATTCGCGAAAAGCGGGTCGCAGCCGGTATATCACTTACTGAGTTAGCCAAGCGCATCGGTGTGGCACTCTCGACCATGTCTAAGATCGAGAACGGCAAGCTGTCCACAAGCTTCGAGCGACTAGAGAGCATCGGACGTGCGCTGGATGCCGACTTGGCTGAATTTCTGGGGGAGCGGGGCATCCCTTTGCCGGCCGCCTCACCGTTGTCATTCGGTATGCGACGCAGCGTCTCGCAGCCCGGCGAGGGCACCTTGATCGACGGCGGCGGTTATCTCGAGTGGTATCTAGCGTCGGACCTGCTCAATAAGCGCTTTCAGCCGATCATTGCGGAAATCCTACTTGAGGACATAGCCGATTACGGACCCTTCACTCAACATAGCGGTGAAGAGTTCAATTATGTGCTGGAAGGCGAAATAGAATTCCACACTGAGATTTACGCGCCAGTAAGGCTAAAGGCTGGATCTAGTATCTATTTTGACGGCGAAATGAAGCACGCGCATGTTCGTGTTGGCAAAGCGCCCTGCCGTGTGCTCGGGATACTATGCCCGCGGGCAGAGCTGGCGAATGGCGAGGTGCGTGAGCGCAACTCGTTGCGGGTCGTCGATGCAGACGACAGCGGCGCGATCGACGCTAGCGCAGCGGATGGAAAAGGCAAAGCGCGCTAA